A stretch of the Oncorhynchus clarkii lewisi isolate Uvic-CL-2024 chromosome 9, UVic_Ocla_1.0, whole genome shotgun sequence genome encodes the following:
- the LOC139416445 gene encoding zinc finger protein 362-like isoform X3: protein MAEPRFNNPYFWPPPPSMPGQLDNLVLINKIKEQLMAEKIRPLHLPPNSAPSQQTLLVASSPSDGGQQQHGMPMPKHQQGQHHPQGLVQQPDIALHARPASSSVPDVNMDDKSAVKAKGLWDEWHMRQIVEQPSRVNHRSGLARPDGHSTSEALTPTTPTSSSQNRLGGAPSVNIISGLASGPGMEQMKSGGLAGLLGPPPKTPRGRKKIKAESGGPLLVVPYPIMASGADQGCITFPAKEGKTYRCKVCPLTFLSKSEMQIHSKSHTEAKPHKCPHCSKSFANASYLAQHLRIHLGIKPYHCSYCENSFRQLSHLQQHTRIHTGDRPYKCAAPGCEKAFTQLSNLQSHQRQHNKDKPYKCPNCYRAYSDSASLQIHLSTHAIKNAKAYCCSMCGRAYTSETYLMKHMSKHTVVEHLVSHQSPQRTESPSIPIRISLI from the exons ATGGCTGAGCCTCGGTTCAACAACCCCTACTTCTGGCCTCCGCCTCCCTCCATGCCTGGCCAG CTGGATAACCTGGTGCTCATCAACAAGATCAAGGAGCAGCTGATGGCTGAGAAGATCCGACCCCTGCACCTGCCACCCAACTCAGCCCCCTCCCAGCAAACCCTGCTGGTGGCTTCCTCCCCCTCGGACGGGGGGCAGCAGCAGCATGGCATGCCCATGCCCAAACACCAGCAGGGGCAGCACCACCCTCAGGGCTTGGTCCAGCAGCCCGACATCGCCCTGCACGCCCGCCCAGCCTCCAGCTCTGTGCCAG ACGTGAATATGGATGACAAGTCAGCAGTGAAGGCCAAAGGACTGTGGGATGAGTGGCACATGCGACAGATCGTAGAGCAGCCCTCTAGAGTTAACCATCGGTCAG GTCTGGCCCGGCCGGACGGCCACAGCACTTCCGAGGCCCTCACGCCCACCACACCCACCTCCAGCAGCCAGAACCGACTGGGAGGGGCCCCATCGGTCAACATCATCTCCGGGCTGGCCAGTGGGCCTGGCATGGAGCAGATGAAGAGCGGGGGCCTGGCCGGACTCCTCGGCCCTCCACCCAAGACACCCCGCGGGAGGAAGAAGATCAAAGCGGAGAGCGGAGGGCCTCTTCTAGTGGTGCCCTACCCCATCATGGCCTCTGGCGCAGACCAGGGCTGCATCACCTTCCCTGCCAAAGAGGGCAAAACATACAG ATGCAAAGTGTGTCCGCTTACCTTCTTGTCCAAGTCGGAGATGCAGATCCACTCCAAGTCCCACACGGAGGCCAAACCCCACAAGTGTCCCCACTGCTCCAAGTCCTTTGCCAACGCGTCCTACCTGGCCCAGCACCTCCGCATTCACCTGGGCAtcaagccttaccactgctcctaCTGCGAGAACTCCTTCCGTCAGCTCTCGCACCTGCAGCAGCACACCAG AATCCACACTGGTGACAGACCCTATAAATGCGCGGCCCCTGGATGTGAAAAGGCCTTTACCCAGCTCTCTAACCTACAG tctCACCAGAGGCAGCACAACAAGGACAAGCCGTACAAATGTCCCAACTGCTACCGTGCCTACTCAGATTCAGCATCGTTACAGATCCACCTTTCTACGCACGCCATCAAAAACGCTAAGGCCTACTGCTGCAGTATGTGTGGCCGGGCATACACCTCA GAAACCTACCTTATGAAGCACATGTCCAAACATACAGTGGTTGAGCACCTAGTGAGTCACCAGTCCCCCCAGAGGACAGAGTCCCCCAGTATCCCAATACGCATCTCCCTCATCTGA
- the LOC139416445 gene encoding zinc finger protein 362-like isoform X1 gives MAEPRFNNPYFWPPPPSMPGQLDNLVLINKIKEQLMAEKIRPLHLPPNSAPSQQTLLVASSPSDGGQQQHGMPMPKHQQGQHHPQGLVQQPDIALHARPASSSVPVRSVNFITFNVDDADVNMDDKSAVKAKGLWDEWHMRQIVEQPSRVNHRSGLARPDGHSTSEALTPTTPTSSSQNRLGGAPSVNIISGLASGPGMEQMKSGGLAGLLGPPPKTPRGRKKIKAESGGPLLVVPYPIMASGADQGCITFPAKEGKTYRCKVCPLTFLSKSEMQIHSKSHTEAKPHKCPHCSKSFANASYLAQHLRIHLGIKPYHCSYCENSFRQLSHLQQHTRIHTGDRPYKCAAPGCEKAFTQLSNLQSHQRQHNKDKPYKCPNCYRAYSDSASLQIHLSTHAIKNAKAYCCSMCGRAYTSETYLMKHMSKHTVVEHLVSHQSPQRTESPSIPIRISLI, from the exons ATGGCTGAGCCTCGGTTCAACAACCCCTACTTCTGGCCTCCGCCTCCCTCCATGCCTGGCCAG CTGGATAACCTGGTGCTCATCAACAAGATCAAGGAGCAGCTGATGGCTGAGAAGATCCGACCCCTGCACCTGCCACCCAACTCAGCCCCCTCCCAGCAAACCCTGCTGGTGGCTTCCTCCCCCTCGGACGGGGGGCAGCAGCAGCATGGCATGCCCATGCCCAAACACCAGCAGGGGCAGCACCACCCTCAGGGCTTGGTCCAGCAGCCCGACATCGCCCTGCACGCCCGCCCAGCCTCCAGCTCTGTGCCAG TTAGATCAGTTAACTTTATTACCTTCAATGTCGATGATGCAGACGTGAATATGGATGACAAGTCAGCAGTGAAGGCCAAAGGACTGTGGGATGAGTGGCACATGCGACAGATCGTAGAGCAGCCCTCTAGAGTTAACCATCGGTCAG GTCTGGCCCGGCCGGACGGCCACAGCACTTCCGAGGCCCTCACGCCCACCACACCCACCTCCAGCAGCCAGAACCGACTGGGAGGGGCCCCATCGGTCAACATCATCTCCGGGCTGGCCAGTGGGCCTGGCATGGAGCAGATGAAGAGCGGGGGCCTGGCCGGACTCCTCGGCCCTCCACCCAAGACACCCCGCGGGAGGAAGAAGATCAAAGCGGAGAGCGGAGGGCCTCTTCTAGTGGTGCCCTACCCCATCATGGCCTCTGGCGCAGACCAGGGCTGCATCACCTTCCCTGCCAAAGAGGGCAAAACATACAG ATGCAAAGTGTGTCCGCTTACCTTCTTGTCCAAGTCGGAGATGCAGATCCACTCCAAGTCCCACACGGAGGCCAAACCCCACAAGTGTCCCCACTGCTCCAAGTCCTTTGCCAACGCGTCCTACCTGGCCCAGCACCTCCGCATTCACCTGGGCAtcaagccttaccactgctcctaCTGCGAGAACTCCTTCCGTCAGCTCTCGCACCTGCAGCAGCACACCAG AATCCACACTGGTGACAGACCCTATAAATGCGCGGCCCCTGGATGTGAAAAGGCCTTTACCCAGCTCTCTAACCTACAG tctCACCAGAGGCAGCACAACAAGGACAAGCCGTACAAATGTCCCAACTGCTACCGTGCCTACTCAGATTCAGCATCGTTACAGATCCACCTTTCTACGCACGCCATCAAAAACGCTAAGGCCTACTGCTGCAGTATGTGTGGCCGGGCATACACCTCA GAAACCTACCTTATGAAGCACATGTCCAAACATACAGTGGTTGAGCACCTAGTGAGTCACCAGTCCCCCCAGAGGACAGAGTCCCCCAGTATCCCAATACGCATCTCCCTCATCTGA
- the LOC139416445 gene encoding zinc finger protein 362-like isoform X2: MAEPRFNNPYFWPPPPSMPGQLDNLVLINKIKEQLMAEKIRPLHLPPNSAPSQQTLLVASSPSDGGQQQHGMPMPKHQQGQHHPQGLVQQPDIALHARPASSSVPDVNMDDKSAVKAKGLWDEWHMRQIVEQPSRVNHRSVFMCPYTGLARPDGHSTSEALTPTTPTSSSQNRLGGAPSVNIISGLASGPGMEQMKSGGLAGLLGPPPKTPRGRKKIKAESGGPLLVVPYPIMASGADQGCITFPAKEGKTYRCKVCPLTFLSKSEMQIHSKSHTEAKPHKCPHCSKSFANASYLAQHLRIHLGIKPYHCSYCENSFRQLSHLQQHTRIHTGDRPYKCAAPGCEKAFTQLSNLQSHQRQHNKDKPYKCPNCYRAYSDSASLQIHLSTHAIKNAKAYCCSMCGRAYTSETYLMKHMSKHTVVEHLVSHQSPQRTESPSIPIRISLI, translated from the exons ATGGCTGAGCCTCGGTTCAACAACCCCTACTTCTGGCCTCCGCCTCCCTCCATGCCTGGCCAG CTGGATAACCTGGTGCTCATCAACAAGATCAAGGAGCAGCTGATGGCTGAGAAGATCCGACCCCTGCACCTGCCACCCAACTCAGCCCCCTCCCAGCAAACCCTGCTGGTGGCTTCCTCCCCCTCGGACGGGGGGCAGCAGCAGCATGGCATGCCCATGCCCAAACACCAGCAGGGGCAGCACCACCCTCAGGGCTTGGTCCAGCAGCCCGACATCGCCCTGCACGCCCGCCCAGCCTCCAGCTCTGTGCCAG ACGTGAATATGGATGACAAGTCAGCAGTGAAGGCCAAAGGACTGTGGGATGAGTGGCACATGCGACAGATCGTAGAGCAGCCCTCTAGAGTTAACCATCGGTCAG TCTTCATGTGCCCATACACAGGTCTGGCCCGGCCGGACGGCCACAGCACTTCCGAGGCCCTCACGCCCACCACACCCACCTCCAGCAGCCAGAACCGACTGGGAGGGGCCCCATCGGTCAACATCATCTCCGGGCTGGCCAGTGGGCCTGGCATGGAGCAGATGAAGAGCGGGGGCCTGGCCGGACTCCTCGGCCCTCCACCCAAGACACCCCGCGGGAGGAAGAAGATCAAAGCGGAGAGCGGAGGGCCTCTTCTAGTGGTGCCCTACCCCATCATGGCCTCTGGCGCAGACCAGGGCTGCATCACCTTCCCTGCCAAAGAGGGCAAAACATACAG ATGCAAAGTGTGTCCGCTTACCTTCTTGTCCAAGTCGGAGATGCAGATCCACTCCAAGTCCCACACGGAGGCCAAACCCCACAAGTGTCCCCACTGCTCCAAGTCCTTTGCCAACGCGTCCTACCTGGCCCAGCACCTCCGCATTCACCTGGGCAtcaagccttaccactgctcctaCTGCGAGAACTCCTTCCGTCAGCTCTCGCACCTGCAGCAGCACACCAG AATCCACACTGGTGACAGACCCTATAAATGCGCGGCCCCTGGATGTGAAAAGGCCTTTACCCAGCTCTCTAACCTACAG tctCACCAGAGGCAGCACAACAAGGACAAGCCGTACAAATGTCCCAACTGCTACCGTGCCTACTCAGATTCAGCATCGTTACAGATCCACCTTTCTACGCACGCCATCAAAAACGCTAAGGCCTACTGCTGCAGTATGTGTGGCCGGGCATACACCTCA GAAACCTACCTTATGAAGCACATGTCCAAACATACAGTGGTTGAGCACCTAGTGAGTCACCAGTCCCCCCAGAGGACAGAGTCCCCCAGTATCCCAATACGCATCTCCCTCATCTGA